The following DNA comes from Solanum stenotomum isolate F172 chromosome 11, ASM1918654v1, whole genome shotgun sequence.
AGAGTATTTTTGGCATCAAGCCACTCCAAGTTCTCTAAATCCCCCATCTCTTTTGGTAAGCTTTCAAGTTTTGAGCATGCCGACACATTTAGCTCCACCAAATTTTTCAACTTACAAATACTGCTCGGAAGTGTTACAAGGTTTTCTAAACCTCTCAAATCTAGGCACCTTAACCCACtctttaacttcaaattcatgCTTCCGAGGATCTCTGGAAAAATTTCTAAACTAGAGCACCTCTCTAGATTCAGATATTCAAGGGAATCGATGCACAGAACTGGAAACCTCTTGAGCCGTTTACAATTAGTCAATTTTACTGAACaaagctttttgagaaattccAGGGAATGAGGAACCTCTTCAAGATTCATACAATTTGACATATTCAAAGTCTCCAAGTTTTGCATTCCCCTGAAACCTGGCAACTCTTTAAGCCTCTTGCAGTCTGATAAGTCCAAGGATCGAAGAGCACCAAGTTGGGCTATACTTCGAGGCAAAtgctcaaaattatttccacAGAGATACAACTCTTTCAATGAGTGTAGGCATCCAATGTCTTCCGGAAGTCCTCTACCCATTAGATTGCAGTAACTGAGATCCAGATGTTCCAATGAGCATAACCCTTCGTTCACTCGAGGGAACACAAAGTACACTCCATCTACGAGACCTCCTCCTGAATTTTGTTTtgcaaaactcaaaaatttaaGCTTGTTCAACTGGACAATGGAAGATGGAGGTTGTGAAATTAGAGTACCTCTAGCATCAAGATTTTCCAAGTTTTCTAGATCTCCTATTTCTTCTGGGAAGCTTTTAAGCTTAGAGCAATCCGACACATTTAGGCTGATTAAACTTTTCAACTTACAAATGCTGCTCGGAAGTGTTGCAAGGTTTTCAAAACCTCTAAAACCTAGAGCCCTTATTACACTGTCGAGCATGTGAATCTCTAACTCCACTTTCATGTTTCCGAGGATTTCTGGAATTTTTTCTAAACTAGAGCAATCCCGTAGACACAGATACTCAAGAGAATCAATGCACAGAGCTGGAAACCTCTTAAGCCGTTTACAATTAGTCAATTTTAATGTACAGAGCTTTTTGAGAAATCCCAGGGAATGATGAACCTCTTCAAGATTTATACAATTTGACAGATTCAAAGTCTCCAAGTTTTGCATTCCCATGAAGCTTGGCAACTCTTTAAGCCTCTTGCAATATGATAGGTCCAAGGATCGAAGAGCACCAAGTTGGTTTATGCTTTGAGGCAAATGCCCAATGTTAATTATACTGAGATTCAACGTCATCAAGTTTGGCATCCCCATGAAGTCTGGCAACTCTTCAAGCCTCTTGCACTCTTTTAAGTCCAAGGATCGAAGAGCACCAAGTTGGGCTACGCTTCCAGGAAGAtgctcaaaattatttccaGTGAAATTCAACTCTTTTAAAGAGGATAAGGATCCAATGTCTTCAGGAAGTCCTCCAACTTTTAAATTGCAGTAACTGAGATCCAGATCTTCCAATGAGCGTAACCCTTCATTCACTTGAGGGAACGCAAAGTACATTCCCTCTTCAAGGCTTACGTTATATCTTTGTTTCGCAAAACTCATGAATGTAAGATTGTTCAAGCGGACGATGGAAGACGGAGGTCGTGAAATTAGAGTCCCTGATGCGTCAACCTTCTCCAAGTTTACTAAATCGCCTAGCTCTTCCGGCAAGCTTTCAAGTTTATAGCAATTTGACACATCAAGAATAACCAAACCTTTCAACATGCCAATGCTGCTCGGAAGAGCTACAAGATTATCCAAATGTCTCAGAGTTAGGCACTGAACAATATATGATGGCAGTTCCCTTATCTCAGAGTCACACATCTTAATCTTTAAGTTTGGCCTCGTTCTTCCGCAGATTTCTGGAAATTTCTCTAAACGGGAGCAGAACTTTAGATCCAGATATTCAAGAGATTCCACGTTAACACATGGAAACCTCTTAAGGCGTCTACAATATATCAAATTTAACCTCTTGAGTTTTGTGGGACATCCCAGGGAATGGTGAACCTCTTCAAGATTAATACAATTGCCCAAATCCAAATACTCCAAATTTGACATCTCCGTGAAATCTGGTGTTTGCATCAGGTCTCTAGAGCGGCTGAGATCTAGCGTCCGTAGATACAGAAAATGCTGCAATTCAGAACAGAAAAAGgatgagaaagaaaaacaagaacaGACAGGTAAaagaatatatacaaaaaaattggcTAAAGTTTCAGTACGTTtatccaaataaataaataaaattagccAAGGAAGTAGAGTTCCAACagtgttttctttttattttggaaaaattacagaaattccaccttttagtttacttattaccattatcccctataagtattacaaatctccaaaattcctcattttcgcgcagcagattaatgtatcaacacttatattattgtatatcgcgcatcagattagtgtatcatttataaaatgtacatcagattagtgtatcatgtataaaatgtacatcagattaatgtatcatgtataaaatgtaatgtatcttacttaacgattaatgtatcaagcgtatcagattaatgtatcagcgcttatattattatatccgtttgagggatttctgtaattataaacttttaaggaatagattgtaattttgccttaatagtatgtgatttttgtaatttgcccttttattttctctttagatgcaatgattatttatttcaacattgtatttttctataattaccCTTCATGTTTTAACAAGTATTCCTTCCGTCCCACTAGTGCACTACATGCAATCTTAGGATGAGATTCATATCTTGCTAGGGAAATGTTTGAACGACTTAGCTTCTTATAAGTTAATATTAAATTAGGAAGATTTGGGAGAAAAACGACAAAAAGAGCTTACAGTAATAGATATGAGAATAAcccaaaattacttaaaatatactaatttgagTTTATGGATTTAACAACTTCTTTTCATTTAAAGACATGCATCATAATTTCAGAACAAGCCAAAATATAAAGTATATCAAATAAAACAGGCTGAAAGAAATAGTATTTGTGCATCACTAAAGGACAAAGATAGttagagagaaaataaaattaaacaagaatTTAATTATTGTACCTTTATTCCCATCCATAAATAACGCAGTGAACTGAAGCGGAGTTGAAGATGAACAAGCCTTTTGGGTTCAAAATTGTCTGGCAATGACTCCCAAGGAAAGTGATTCCAGACAAACCAACGCAAGTTGTTGGGCAGGTACTCAATGGAGCCATCATGGCAAGGGGAGCAATCTTGGGACCATATGTATAATATCCTAAGTGTTTCCATATTTTCCATGGCCTCTTTGCTAAAGCATATTTTCTCATCATAACGAAACCAAATTGCTTCCATTGCCTTGGTCCCCTGGTAAACAAGATCATTTCTTTACATAAGTATAACTTCAAATGTCGTATAAAATCCAATCACCAATATGATTACTTCCTCAATCCTCGCAGTGCCAAATTAGCGTACTATATTTGCTAGGTCTTTTAAACGAAATATGTTGCTTAAGAGAAATACTTTGTGCAATTAGTTCAACAATTCTATTTTCTAATGGAGTTATACATTTTCTGAGAAGTGCTTCTGAGTCAAGTCTGAGAGTTTTTTCATGCAGTGACATTATAAAATTGTAAAGTAGTAGTGCCAATAACTTGTAATTTCAACGGTAAAGTGAATACCTGATTGAGttagtatatataaaatgtCTTACAAAATTCaagttatttcaaaaatagaagtTGGCTTAAACAGAGTAAGTGGCTACTAAACTAAATCAAGGCTTAGTaacataagaaaaaacaaattaggCAGTGCTAATTAAAGTGGTTAGTTGACGAACTAGGCTGTGTTAGACAATTAATGTTGCTTGCTTCTACTACTAAAGTAAAAAACTGATGTGACTTAAGTGCGGAAATATGAAGTAAGAAGTACAAATAATGGAATTGACCCTATATGTCTTTGGAATATGAAAACTAGAAATTGAAAACTATTGTATTGTTTAGCCTACTTACTGTATTGTTGACCATCacttcttcaaaatcttcatgGTCCCATATTCTGCTACATTCGCCCGCATCCTTTTGAATTTTCACTATATATTTACCCATAGCTTGTATTGAGTCATGCATTTCAATTGTATCATCTTCAGTTAAGAAGACAAGAGATTTTTCAATTAGGACATCCAATCCATATTCAGCTCCAAAATCACAGCTCTCAAGGATTTGCATGACTTTCTGTTTTTCATCTCCTCGGAAAAAACAAGCTATATCCAGAAATATCTTTTGTTCTTTGGGCTCCAACCCATCATAactaattttgagtttttcaacaatttctgaACTATAGTTTTCCTTTATTTTGTCTATAGTTCTTCTCCATTGAGTTAGGCCTTTCCTATGCAACAAAGAACCCCACACCTTGAGGGCTAAAGGAAGGCCTTTAGCATGATTTACTACCTCCAATGAGATGTTTTTAAAACGCTCATCAGGAACTTCTGTTTTGAAAGCATGCTGATTGAACAGTTGCATAGCTTCAAGATTAGGTAGTGTAGGCACTTCATATATTGCATCATCCTTCTCTATTAAATCTCTATTTCTAGTTGTTACAACAACTCTACTGCCATTACCAAACCAACCAACATCACCTGCTAAATACTCCAAATGATCTCTTTCATCAATGTCATCAAGCACAATTAGCACCTTCATAGAAGAGAGTCTGTTCTGAATCATGCACTTCCCATCGTACTTATTATTGACGTAATCATCTGTTATTCCTAACAGTTCCGAGAGAAGGGTATTTTGTAAAGAATGAAGTTGATTCTTTTTggcattttctttaacattctCAAGAAAACAAGCAGCTTTAAATTGATAAGATAGAGTATGAAAGATGGCTTTTGCTATTGTCGTTTTACCGATTCCGCCTGTTCCCCAGATCCCTACGATCCGAACATCGTGGATTTCTATTTCAAGTCGGGATTTTAGTTTCTCTAAATGAGCACTTATTCCCACAACATCTTgcaaagaagatgaagaataagCATTATTGCACAATTCGACAATCTGTTGAATATTCTGAGATTCAATCCTACATAAATAAGAAGAGTGATTGTGGAGAATGTGAGAAAGTCAAGTATTAGTAaacatttcatatgttaagggTAACCGCAACAATCTATATGAAAGTTTCAAAACTTGAATAGTTTATGAGGATTTTTATGTGTTCTCTCTGATTGAATTGATAGCCTTCTTACTGATAGAAACATATATAATCTACCATCATTCTTTGATGTCTTTTTAATTGACAGTACTATGCCTTCTTACTGATAAAACCGAACTCTTGAAGAGCTAATTAAAACATTATCTACCAAACAATGTCAGTGAGCAATAAAACTTATAGGAACTATCCCTTCTTACAGatataattattctatttttagaaaatatgaaaaaattatttaagaaaCATATAATCATTATGTTTGACTCAGTTTCGTAGGTAGTGAAGCGTCCAAATTTGAATGGAAATAATTTTGTTTCTTCTATCATAGAAAGCAATTATGTATCTTTAACTCACCCGTCACGAATATCGTATCCTTTTAGATCTGCAGCAGCAGTTAGGGCATTCCTCCATCCTTTCACCTTCTGCATTCCTTCAGCATCATCCTTATACTTTGATTCGTGTTGGGCAAAGGCTTCTGCAAAGCTCTCCCTTTGGTTCCGAACATGCGATGGATCCACATCATAGAACACAGGTATGACAGACTGTCCATTTTCTTCCTTGCATTCCATGATCTTCACTAGTTCATTCAAGCACTGCCTCGATGTAGCATAATTCTTTGAGAAAACGATGAGGGCAACTTGAGACTCTTTGATAGCTTCCAAGAGTTCTTCTTGGATCGAATCGCCACGCTCTAGCCTTTTATCACCTTGAAAGGTGAATATTCCCCTGTTTCTCAAACCTTGGTACAAGTGACTCCTAAATGTTCTGTGGGTATCTTCACCTCTAAAACTTAGAAAGACATTGTACTTCCATTGAAGCAACTGTGACGATCCAACAGTAGAAGAAGATGATGCCATGGATTCATTTTTTTCCCTTATTTGTAACAAGCCCTCAAGCTTTGGTTCGTCTTTATACAACAAACGAAATCCAAACTCCTTCATTTCTCCAGAGAAAGATAACCTAATAAGCCCATAGTCATTTGGTGTTTTTCCATTTGCCGTAGGTGTATCCCATAAGCCAGCAAAAGGTACCAAGAAAAAATGAACAGCAGTTTCTGGAAATTCTTCTGAATGGTTGGATAAGGCAAGTTTCTGGGTCATCCAAGACATCCCATCATCACATAAGGGAATCAAGTCAACTCTGGTGTTACTTAAGTTTCCAAAGTAACATACAGCAAATCCCAAGAAGTTGTCTGATACATACCAATTCTCAGGCAAACTGACTGATACACTTGTATCCATTCCCTGATGGTGGAACCAACGTGGGATATCCTCCCCCCAACTTGTAAACACTCTTAGTGACAAGGAATCTAAAGCAGAGATGTCATGCTGCAATGATGAGATATTCTGGAACAACGAATTACAGATTGAATCATTGCTCCAATCCGCAGTTATTGTATCTAATTGCTGTGGAAATTGTGGCAGGTGTGTAAGCCTCTTGCAATATGATAAGGTCAAGGATCTAAGAGCGCCAAGTTGGGCTATGCTTTGAGGCAAATGCTCAAAATTATTTCCTTCGAGATTCAGCTCTTTCAAAGAGGATAAGGATCCAATGTCTTCCGGAAGTCCTCCATCTTTTAAATTGCAGTAACTGAGATCCAGTTCTTCCAATGAGAGTAACCCTTCATTCACCTGAGGGAACACAAAGCACACTCCATCTTctgatttattttttgcaaaggTCAAGAATCTAAGCTTGTTCAAGCGGACAATGGAAGACGGAGGTCGTGAAATTAGAGTCCCTATGGCATGAAGCTCCTCCAAGTTTTCTAAATCACCTATCTCTTCTGGCAATCTTCCAAGCTTTGAGCAGTAGGACACTTTTAGCTTCACTAAATCTATCAACTCGACAATGCTGCGTGGAAGTGTTGCAAGGTTTTTCATGCCACTCAAATCTAGCTCTGTAGGACTAGATTGGTGCTGAATAACAGCTGATGGTACTTTCCTTAACCCAGAGCGTTCCACGTGAATCTTTATCTCCGGCTTCATTTTCCCCCGGATACTTGGAAATTTCTCTAAACTACAGCAACCATCTAGGTGCAGACATTCAATAGATATCACATTAACACATGGAAACCTCTTTAGGCGTCCACAACTCTGCAAATTTAACTCAATAAGTTTTCTGCAACAACCTAGGGAATGGTGAACCTCTTCAAGACTCGAACATTCCTCCAGATTCAAATACTCCAAATTAGGCATCCTTTTGAAATCTGGTGTTTGCTTTAGGCTTTTGGAGTAGCTGAGATCTAGCTTCCGTAGAGACGGCAAATGCTGCAATATATTCAGAATACATAAAGAATGAGATATATAGGAAAACAACAACAGTAGCTGCCCCGGATTTAGATTTAGCTAGTGGGTTTATCTATGAATCAAATGACCTGTgtttaattgaaaaattagCTTACTGTGAGATGTTTTTCGCAAATCTCATcttgcttttattttttagaatgcACATTTTAACccaaatttgtatatattttttttattctttagaTGTAATGGCTATTTGCTttaattgtgtatttttcttatttggGACCAAATCTATAGCAAAATAACTTGGCTAGAATTCCATTGTTTTAGCCGAACAGAAAAGTTATGCCAAAATGATACAGTTCCACTGcatatttcttttttgcttCGTCTTTAGATGCAGTGACTATTTATTTCAAGTATGTATTTTGGGGGgcaaaatatgtatataaaagAACTTGGTTGCAATTCCATTATTTTCagccaaaaaaaaatgttttagcCAAAATAATGGATTGTgtaattgtttttatttcttctttagaTGCAATGACCATTTATTCTAATTGTGTGTTGTTTTTATCCGGACCAAATCTGTAAAAACAGTTGGttgaaatttcatttgattATCCACATAAAAAAAGATTTAGCCAAGGTAGTAGAGTTCCAGCtgtgttttctttttatttcctcTTTAGATGCAATGACTATTTATTTCAGCattgcatttttctttttcgGGCCAAGCCAGTGGAAAAAACTGGTTGAAACTCCATTACTTTTAGTAAAATGAAAAACTTTAGCCCAAGTAGTGGAGTTCCAgcatgtattttaaaattttggtccAAAACTAGAAAagatgtgtgtgtgtgtttattatttcaaaaaatgtcaAGTGGCAGTGTGGATCTCAACCTGAGACTCCTCAGGAGGATAAATGATaacaaagagagtaattaaAACAACACAAGTTTTAAAATTGAGCTTCTTAGTTAAAATTATGAtgcaaaaatttaaaagaaaaagacataaagatATTATAATAACCTATTTCATTTAAACACAAGCATCATAATTCTAGTACAAAAGAAAATAGGTAGTATCTCAAATAAAACAGTACCTTTGCTTCTGTCCATAAATGCCACAGCGAACTCCACCGGAGATCAAGATGAACAAGCCCGGTGGGTTCAAAATTTTCTGGCAATGACTCCCAAGGAGAGTGATTCCAAACAAACCAACGTAAGCTGTTGGGCAGGTACCCATTGGAACCCCGGGGTACAATTTCCAAATCCATCAAAGAGGGATGTGAAGAGAAGGAAGCTAACCTATCATCTTCATTCCCATCATCACATATGTATAGTATCCTCAgccttttcatatttttcattgcCTTTTCATTAAAGTGTAGTTGTTCAAAACAAGTAAACCAGATTGCTTCCACTGCCTCGGTCC
Coding sequences within:
- the LOC125843863 gene encoding TMV resistance protein N-like is translated as MASSSSLRTSWPYDVYLRFKGNDIPRNFTSDLYEGLRKRGISTFLDDDDDGAYTADDLKLRNNRLYFERIPQAMEEFQVALVVFSKNYATSRRCLNQLVTIMECNQKNRPTVIPIFYGVDQADVQKQRGRFAEAFAKHVKRCKSDEEMNEVRRWRTTLPQVANLSGCVVHDRTKSKCIQDLIDQISSKLWEASLTYFQNVVGIETHLKEVGSLLEMEIDDVRIVGIWGVGGVGKTTIARAVFDRLSSQFDGACFLADIKENKHGMNSLQNILLSELLREKTNYVNSKEDGKHLIAHRLHFKKVLVVLDDIDHKDHLDYLVGDLGWFGNGSRIIATTRDKQIMGKDNVVYEVTTLVDHEAIQLFNQYAFRGKVLGEFFVKLALEVVIHAKGLPLVLKVLGSFLHKKDMIVWRTVVNQIKRNTNSNFVENLKISYDGLDHEEKEIFLDIACFLRGRKKKEILQILESCGFGVDIGLKVLIDKSLVFISEYDTIQMHDLIQEMGRYIVKMQKDPGKRSRIWDAGDCEEVIINNTGTEAVEAIWFTCFEQLHFNEKAMKNMKRLRILYISSFSSHPSLMDLEIVPRGSNGYLPNSLRWFVWNHSPWESLPENFEPTGLVHLDLRWSSLWHLWTEAKHLPSLRKLDLSYSKSLKQTPDFKRMPNLEYLNLEECSSLEEVHHSLGCCRKLIELNLQSCGRLKRFPCVNVISIECLHLDGCCSLEKFPSIRGKMKPEIKIHVERSGLRKVPSAVIQHQSSPTELDLSGMKNLATLPRSIVELIDLVKLKVSYCSKLGRLPEEIGDLENLEELHAIGTLISRPPSSIVRLNKLRFLTFAKNKSEDGVCFVFPQVNEGLLSLEELDLSYCNLKDGGLPEDIGSLSSLKELNLEGNNFEHLPQSIAQLGALRSLTLSYCKRLTHLPQFPQQLDTITADWSNDSICNSLFQNISSLQHDISALDSLSLRVFTSWGEDIPRWFHHQGMDTSVSVSLPENWYVSDNFLGFAVCYFGNLSNTRVDLIPLCDDGMSWMTQKLALSNHSEEFPETAVHFFLVPFAGLWDTPTANGKTPNDYGLIRLSFSGEMKEFGFRLLYKDEPKLEGLLQIREKNESMASSSSTVGSSQLLQWKYNVFLSFRGEDTHRTFRSHLYQGLRNRGIFTFQGDKRLERGDSIQEELLEAIKESQVALIVFSKNYATSRQCLNELVKIMECKEENGQSVIPVFYDVDPSHVRNQRESFAEAFAQHESKYKDDAEGMQKVKGWRNALTAAADLKGYDIRDGC